From the Microbacterium thalassium genome, one window contains:
- a CDS encoding HAD-IC family P-type ATPase → MDAAPVASDLVPTDPSTGLTAPEVAERIAQGRANAFEADTSRSAWTIIRANVFTLFNGIVFACFGILLVLGRWQDGLFGLAAFANSIIGSYQEFKAKAALDRLALLNAPHARVRRDGAEAEIMPGEVVQDDILVLRAGDQVPADAVVVDSRALQIDESMLTGESDAVDKRPGDEALSGSIVVAGEGDAQVVRVGADSYANRFAGEAKKFSLVSSELRTSINKVLTWMAWLIGPVGVLVLNAQVMVAGGWEAVWTDGGWVQPVVNTIAALTAMIPLGLVLMTSIAFAVGAAKLAGRRVLVNELPAVEGLARIDVICLDKTGTLTAGEIAFDGMHPLAGDDATTDAEQVLAWYGAAPDANATARCLREPYPVAAPLEVAASVPFSSARKWSAVSFAAGPVGTWVMGAPEMVFGDAAADPATPLGGTVVELASTGRRTLVLARSDAALTDADVEAERLPGAVEAVAVLTFREQVRPDAAETLEYFARQGVGVRVISGDNPRTVAAIAREVGLDVDEGFDARHLPEDDEALGEVLEMHRVFGRVTPEQKKRMVVALQGRGHTVAMTGDGVNDALAIKTADMGIAMNSGAAATKAVARLVLLDGKFSHLPDVVAEGRQVIANIERVSMLFLTKTVYATGLAILFGILILEFPFLPRQLSITDGLTIGIPAFFLALMPNAQRYVPGFLRRSLIFAIPAGVIIAIALTLYTQGALALGVDEAELRTGATVILAIVGIWVLTVLSRPVTRYKVLVIGAMFVALVVIFTVPLATEFFEFVDPGRDAAWLVAITTVLSIGAIEVVRFVHRRVVARSEAALPAQEAAVAGPRTK, encoded by the coding sequence ATGGATGCCGCCCCCGTCGCCTCCGACCTCGTCCCGACAGACCCGTCGACGGGGCTGACCGCCCCCGAGGTCGCCGAGCGGATCGCGCAGGGGCGCGCGAACGCGTTCGAGGCCGACACCAGCCGCAGCGCGTGGACGATCATCCGCGCCAACGTCTTCACGCTGTTCAACGGCATCGTGTTCGCGTGCTTCGGCATCCTGCTGGTCCTCGGTCGCTGGCAGGACGGGCTGTTCGGGCTCGCCGCCTTCGCGAACTCGATCATCGGCAGCTACCAGGAGTTCAAGGCGAAGGCGGCGCTGGACCGCCTCGCCCTGCTGAACGCGCCCCACGCGCGGGTCCGGCGCGACGGCGCCGAGGCCGAGATCATGCCGGGCGAGGTCGTCCAGGACGACATCCTCGTGCTGCGTGCGGGCGATCAGGTTCCGGCCGACGCCGTCGTCGTGGATTCGCGCGCCCTGCAGATCGACGAGTCGATGCTGACCGGAGAATCGGATGCCGTCGACAAGCGCCCGGGCGACGAGGCGCTCTCGGGATCGATCGTCGTCGCCGGCGAGGGCGACGCACAGGTCGTGCGCGTGGGTGCGGACTCGTACGCGAATCGGTTCGCCGGCGAGGCGAAGAAGTTCTCGCTGGTCTCGAGCGAGCTGCGCACCTCGATCAACAAGGTCCTCACGTGGATGGCGTGGCTGATCGGGCCCGTCGGCGTGCTCGTGCTCAACGCCCAGGTGATGGTGGCCGGCGGCTGGGAAGCGGTGTGGACGGACGGCGGCTGGGTGCAGCCGGTGGTCAACACGATCGCGGCGCTGACCGCCATGATCCCCCTCGGCCTGGTGCTCATGACCTCGATCGCGTTCGCGGTGGGCGCCGCCAAGCTCGCCGGCCGCCGGGTGCTCGTCAACGAACTGCCCGCGGTCGAGGGCCTCGCGCGCATCGACGTCATCTGCCTCGACAAGACCGGCACGCTCACCGCCGGCGAGATCGCGTTCGACGGGATGCATCCGCTCGCCGGCGACGACGCGACGACGGATGCCGAGCAGGTGCTCGCCTGGTACGGCGCGGCGCCCGACGCGAACGCGACGGCGCGGTGCCTGCGGGAGCCGTACCCGGTTGCGGCGCCCCTCGAGGTCGCGGCATCCGTCCCCTTCTCGTCGGCGCGCAAGTGGAGCGCGGTGTCGTTCGCGGCGGGGCCGGTCGGCACGTGGGTCATGGGCGCGCCCGAGATGGTGTTCGGCGATGCCGCCGCAGACCCGGCGACCCCGCTCGGAGGCACGGTCGTCGAGCTCGCGTCGACCGGCCGCCGCACGCTGGTCCTCGCCCGCTCGGACGCGGCGCTCACCGACGCGGACGTCGAGGCGGAGCGCCTGCCCGGGGCGGTCGAAGCGGTGGCGGTGCTCACCTTCCGCGAGCAGGTGAGGCCGGATGCCGCCGAGACGCTGGAGTACTTCGCCCGCCAGGGCGTCGGGGTGCGCGTCATCTCGGGCGACAATCCGCGCACCGTCGCCGCGATCGCGCGCGAGGTGGGTCTCGACGTCGACGAGGGGTTCGACGCGAGGCACCTGCCCGAGGACGACGAGGCGCTCGGCGAGGTGCTCGAGATGCACCGGGTCTTCGGCCGGGTCACGCCCGAGCAGAAGAAGCGGATGGTCGTCGCGCTGCAGGGCCGCGGCCACACGGTCGCCATGACCGGCGACGGCGTCAACGACGCGCTCGCGATCAAGACCGCCGACATGGGCATCGCCATGAACTCCGGCGCGGCGGCGACCAAGGCCGTCGCGCGCCTGGTGCTGCTCGACGGGAAGTTCTCGCACCTGCCCGACGTCGTCGCCGAGGGCCGCCAGGTCATCGCGAACATCGAGCGGGTCTCGATGCTGTTCCTCACCAAGACCGTCTACGCGACGGGGCTCGCGATCCTCTTCGGCATCCTCATCCTCGAGTTCCCGTTCCTGCCGCGGCAGCTGTCGATCACGGACGGCCTCACGATCGGCATCCCGGCGTTCTTCCTCGCGCTCATGCCGAACGCGCAGCGGTACGTCCCCGGGTTCCTGCGCCGGTCGCTGATCTTCGCGATCCCGGCGGGTGTGATCATCGCGATCGCCCTGACGCTGTACACGCAGGGCGCCCTGGCGCTCGGGGTCGACGAAGCCGAGCTGCGAACCGGGGCCACCGTCATCCTGGCGATCGTCGGGATCTGGGTGCTGACGGTGCTGTCGCGACCCGTGACCCGCTACAAGGTGCTCGTGATCGGCGCGATGTTCGTCGCGCTCGTGGTGATCTTCACCGTTCCGCTGGCCACCGAGTTCTTCGAGTTCGTCGATCCCGGCCGCGACGCGGCGTGGCTCGTCGCGATCACGACGGTGCTGTCGATCGGAGCGATCGAGGTCGTGCGGTTCGTCCACCGTCGCGTGGTGGCGCGCTCCGAGGCGGCGCTGCCCGCTCAGGAGGCCGCGGTGGCAGGGCCCCGCACGAAGTAG
- a CDS encoding MarR family winged helix-turn-helix transcriptional regulator: protein MSGEAPDPRTAAVRALELEFGSLMGMFRRIIAENADRLSPGMLPGVYKVFTVIARRESITLSTLADVLAADKGQTSRAVRELEELGLVQRTPDPADRRSQLISPTPMGLERLAAARAPQERSLLAALEDWSVDDIDDLARMLRALAAGESP from the coding sequence ATGTCAGGCGAGGCTCCCGACCCGCGCACCGCCGCGGTGCGCGCGCTCGAGCTCGAGTTCGGGTCGCTCATGGGCATGTTCCGGAGGATCATCGCCGAGAACGCCGATCGGCTGAGCCCCGGGATGCTGCCCGGCGTCTACAAGGTCTTCACCGTCATCGCCCGTCGCGAGTCCATCACGCTGTCGACCCTCGCCGACGTCCTGGCCGCCGACAAGGGGCAGACCAGCCGCGCCGTGCGCGAGCTCGAGGAGCTCGGGCTCGTCCAGCGCACCCCCGACCCCGCCGATCGCCGGTCGCAGCTGATCTCCCCCACGCCGATGGGCCTCGAGCGGCTCGCCGCGGCGCGCGCCCCGCAGGAGAGGTCGCTCCTGGCCGCACTCGAGGACTGGTCGGTCGACGACATCGACGACCTCGCGCGGATGCTGCGCGCCCTCGCCGCGGGCGAGTCGCCCTGA
- the rplL gene encoding 50S ribosomal protein L7/L12: protein MAKLSTEELLDAFKELTLIELSEFVKAFEETFDVTAAAPVAVAGAAPAAGGAGADAAAEEEKDAFDVILEAAGDKKIQVIKAVRELTSLGLGEAKAVVDGAPKPVLEGANKDDAEKAKAKLEEAGATVTLK, encoded by the coding sequence ATGGCAAAGCTCAGCACTGAGGAGCTGCTCGACGCGTTCAAGGAGCTCACCCTCATCGAGCTCAGCGAGTTCGTCAAGGCGTTCGAGGAGACCTTCGACGTCACCGCCGCCGCCCCGGTCGCCGTTGCCGGTGCCGCCCCCGCCGCCGGCGGTGCGGGTGCCGACGCCGCCGCCGAGGAGGAGAAGGACGCGTTCGACGTCATCCTCGAGGCCGCCGGCGACAAGAAGATCCAGGTCATCAAGGCCGTCCGCGAGCTCACCTCGCTCGGCCTCGGCGAGGCCAAGGCCGTCGTCGACGGTGCCCCGAAGCCCGTTCTCGAGGGCGCGAACAAGGACGACGCCGAGAAGGCGAAGGCCAAGCTCGAGGAGGCTGGCGCGACGGTTACCCTCAAGTAA
- the rplJ gene encoding 50S ribosomal protein L10 — MAQKEASVAELTKNFEDSTAVLLTEYRGLTVAELKELRNSIRQDAEYAVVKNTLTKIAANNAGVTGLDEGLKGPSAVAFVHGDPVAVAKGLRAFAKAHPLLVIKGGYFDGNPLTADEVNKLADLESREVLLAKLAGAMKASMTKAAFVFNALPSKAVRTVDALREKQESAA; from the coding sequence ATGGCGCAGAAGGAAGCATCGGTCGCCGAGCTCACGAAGAATTTCGAGGACTCGACCGCCGTTCTGCTCACCGAGTACCGCGGTCTGACGGTTGCCGAGCTCAAGGAGCTCCGCAACAGCATCCGTCAGGACGCGGAGTACGCCGTGGTGAAGAACACGCTGACCAAGATCGCCGCGAACAACGCGGGGGTCACGGGACTGGACGAGGGCCTCAAGGGTCCGTCGGCGGTCGCGTTCGTGCACGGTGACCCGGTCGCCGTCGCGAAGGGTCTGCGTGCCTTCGCCAAGGCACACCCTCTTCTCGTGATCAAGGGCGGCTACTTCGATGGCAACCCTCTGACCGCGGACGAGGTCAACAAGCTCGCCGACCTCGAGAGCCGTGAAGTCCTGCTGGCGAAGCTCGCCGGTGCGATGAAGGCCTCGATGACCAAGGCGGCATTCGTCTTCAACGCGCTCCCGTCGAAGGCCGTTCGCACGGTCGACGCGCTGCGCGAGAAGCAGGAGTCCGCGGCCTGA
- a CDS encoding NADP-dependent oxidoreductase, which yields MRFRPLRTSRNTPDPTVPISDPPESMTAVVFDEPGGPEVLHTASVPVPTPVLSEVLVRVVGAGINPIDAKTRAGKGLAGAVSHFPTVPGFDFSGVVVQAPYEAHPFPPGTEVFGMAAYPRSGGSYAEYVVVPTLSLARKPAALSHVEAAGVPLAALTAWGLIVETARAHEGQRILIHAGSGGVGHFAVQFAAYFGAHVTATASGRNASWLRELGANVVIDYTTTKFDEVLSGMDVVIDLVGNAIDDTGTRSLSVLRPGGIYVLVPTGSWPEYAEAADAAGVRATSFKVIPDGNALATIGRLLDSGAVQVYVEKVLDLPDAAQAHTALEDGHTRGKIVLRVSDD from the coding sequence ATGAGATTCCGGCCGCTGCGGACATCCCGGAACACACCCGACCCGACGGTTCCGATCAGCGATCCCCCCGAGTCGATGACGGCTGTCGTCTTCGACGAGCCAGGTGGACCCGAGGTGCTGCACACCGCATCCGTCCCCGTCCCGACCCCCGTGCTGAGCGAAGTGCTCGTGCGCGTCGTGGGCGCGGGCATCAACCCGATCGACGCCAAGACGCGTGCCGGCAAGGGGCTCGCGGGCGCTGTGTCCCACTTCCCGACCGTCCCGGGCTTCGATTTCAGCGGCGTGGTCGTCCAGGCGCCCTATGAGGCGCATCCGTTCCCGCCGGGCACGGAGGTCTTCGGCATGGCCGCCTACCCGCGCTCGGGCGGCTCGTACGCCGAGTACGTGGTCGTGCCGACGCTGTCTCTCGCCCGCAAGCCCGCAGCCCTCTCGCACGTCGAGGCGGCCGGCGTCCCCCTCGCCGCGCTGACGGCGTGGGGACTCATCGTCGAGACGGCGCGGGCGCACGAGGGTCAGCGCATCCTGATCCATGCCGGCAGCGGCGGCGTCGGTCACTTCGCCGTCCAGTTCGCGGCGTACTTCGGCGCGCACGTGACGGCGACGGCCTCGGGCCGCAACGCGTCGTGGCTGCGCGAGCTCGGCGCGAATGTGGTGATCGACTACACCACGACGAAGTTCGACGAGGTGCTCTCGGGCATGGACGTCGTCATCGACCTCGTCGGCAACGCCATCGACGACACCGGCACGCGCTCGCTGTCGGTGCTCCGGCCGGGCGGCATCTACGTGCTCGTCCCCACGGGCTCGTGGCCCGAGTACGCCGAAGCCGCCGATGCCGCCGGGGTCCGGGCGACATCGTTCAAGGTCATTCCCGACGGCAACGCCCTGGCCACGATCGGGCGCCTGCTCGACTCGGGGGCGGTTCAGGTCTACGTCGAGAAGGTGCTCGATCTGCCGGATGCCGCCCAGGCGCACACGGCACTCGAGGACGGCCACACGCGCGGCAAGATCGTGCTGCGCGTCAGCGACGACTGA
- a CDS encoding YqaJ viral recombinase family protein has translation MTPELAARIVADSRDRVAWVRARSRGITATDVATLTSERAIARAADAKLLGSGFSGNAYTAHGRAREPEIAAWVAATHGIQPSSALFHAVVEKRHLATPDGIAVDEGGRVTLAEIKTTNKAWKSIPRSYLRQVWWQQHVLGAERTLVAWEQHDDFVPVGDEPRCAWVDRDDAEIAKLVGLATTLIDELYRRTTGRAVPARPDERMPQPATPRQAYRALALAD, from the coding sequence GTGACTCCGGAGCTCGCCGCGCGCATCGTCGCGGATTCGCGCGACCGGGTGGCGTGGGTGCGGGCGCGCTCGCGCGGCATCACGGCGACGGATGTCGCGACCCTCACGTCCGAGCGGGCGATCGCGCGTGCCGCCGACGCCAAGCTTCTGGGCTCGGGCTTCTCGGGCAACGCGTACACCGCGCACGGGCGGGCCCGCGAGCCCGAGATCGCGGCGTGGGTCGCGGCGACCCACGGCATCCAGCCGTCGTCGGCGCTCTTCCACGCCGTCGTCGAGAAACGGCACCTGGCGACCCCCGACGGTATCGCGGTCGACGAGGGCGGCCGGGTGACCCTCGCCGAGATCAAGACCACCAACAAGGCGTGGAAGTCCATCCCCCGCTCGTACCTGCGCCAGGTGTGGTGGCAGCAGCACGTGCTCGGGGCCGAGCGCACGCTCGTCGCGTGGGAGCAGCACGACGACTTCGTGCCGGTCGGCGACGAGCCGCGCTGCGCCTGGGTGGATCGCGACGACGCCGAGATCGCGAAGCTCGTGGGCCTCGCGACGACCCTCATCGACGAGCTGTACCGTCGCACCACCGGGCGCGCCGTGCCGGCACGACCCGACGAGCGGATGCCGCAGCCCGCGACGCCGCGCCAGGCCTACCGGGCCCTCGCGCTCGCCGACTGA
- a CDS encoding MDR family MFS transporter, translating to MSDTAAAARPAMSHREVLQALSGLLLGMFVSMLASTVVSTSLPVIVHDLEGDQAAFTWVVTATLLTTAISTPVWGKLADLYDRKLLFQLAIAIFVLASASAGFAQDPGMLIASRAVQGLGAGGLAALSQVLMADIISPRERGRYMGLFGAVMAVATVGGPLLGGVITDAWGWRWNFFVALPVAVAALIIVQKTLHVPRHSRRVSIDYVGIVLLSAAVSLLLIWVTNAGTDYDWWSLTTLLMVGGAVLATALFIVVELRVKEPLVPLSLFRNRTFTLAVLASIATGIAMFGASVFLSQYMQLARGATPTEAGIMTIPMIAGLLVASMTIGALITKFGHWKPYLIGGAVMLIAGASLLSTIEYDTNFALVSLYMALLGAGVGSTMQNLVLIVQNTSQPTEIGVASSGVTFFRSLGGTVGVSLMGAALASRVTDLLAGRQADLAAALAGLGDQGSAVAESLQSDTLPAVSSMPDAIRVIFEDVYAQGISHSFLIAVPFAVISLIAILFLPNTPLTRMTTSERMHAAEADLATVSTSEGMQTLTATAAIRVQGRERRDVEAARRAEARD from the coding sequence ATGTCTGACACCGCCGCCGCCGCCCGGCCCGCCATGTCGCACCGCGAGGTGCTCCAGGCGCTCTCGGGCCTCCTCCTGGGCATGTTCGTGTCGATGCTCGCGTCGACCGTCGTCTCGACCTCGCTCCCCGTCATCGTCCACGACCTCGAGGGAGACCAGGCCGCGTTCACGTGGGTGGTCACCGCGACCCTGCTGACCACGGCGATCTCGACCCCGGTCTGGGGCAAGCTCGCCGACCTGTACGACCGCAAGCTGCTGTTCCAGCTCGCCATCGCGATCTTCGTGCTCGCCTCGGCGTCCGCCGGATTCGCCCAGGACCCCGGAATGCTGATCGCGTCGCGCGCCGTTCAGGGCCTCGGCGCCGGCGGCCTCGCCGCGCTCAGCCAGGTGCTCATGGCCGACATCATCAGCCCGCGCGAGCGCGGCCGGTACATGGGCCTGTTCGGCGCCGTCATGGCCGTCGCGACCGTCGGCGGTCCGCTGCTCGGCGGCGTCATCACGGATGCGTGGGGCTGGCGCTGGAACTTCTTCGTCGCGCTTCCGGTCGCCGTCGCCGCGCTCATCATCGTCCAGAAGACGCTCCATGTCCCACGCCACTCGCGCAGGGTCTCGATCGACTACGTCGGCATCGTGCTGCTGTCGGCCGCCGTGTCGCTGCTGCTGATCTGGGTGACGAACGCCGGCACCGACTACGACTGGTGGAGCCTCACGACCCTGCTGATGGTCGGCGGCGCGGTGCTGGCGACGGCGCTGTTCATCGTCGTCGAACTGCGGGTGAAGGAGCCGCTGGTCCCATTGTCGCTGTTCCGCAACCGGACCTTCACGCTGGCCGTGCTGGCCTCGATCGCCACGGGCATCGCGATGTTCGGCGCATCGGTGTTCCTGAGCCAGTACATGCAGCTCGCGCGCGGCGCGACCCCCACCGAAGCGGGCATCATGACGATCCCGATGATCGCCGGGCTCCTCGTCGCCTCCATGACCATCGGCGCGCTCATCACGAAGTTCGGGCACTGGAAGCCGTACCTGATCGGCGGCGCCGTGATGCTGATCGCCGGCGCTTCGCTGCTGTCGACGATCGAGTACGACACGAACTTCGCCCTCGTATCGCTCTACATGGCCCTCCTCGGGGCGGGCGTGGGCTCGACCATGCAGAACCTCGTCCTGATCGTCCAGAACACCTCCCAGCCCACCGAGATCGGCGTCGCCAGCTCGGGTGTCACGTTCTTCCGCAGCCTCGGCGGCACGGTCGGCGTCTCGCTCATGGGCGCGGCTCTGGCGTCTCGCGTGACGGATCTGCTCGCCGGTCGTCAGGCCGATCTCGCGGCGGCGCTCGCCGGCCTCGGCGACCAGGGCTCCGCGGTCGCCGAGAGCCTGCAGTCCGACACCCTTCCGGCGGTATCGAGCATGCCCGACGCCATCCGCGTGATCTTCGAGGACGTCTACGCGCAGGGCATCTCGCACTCGTTCCTCATCGCCGTGCCGTTCGCGGTGATCAGCCTCATCGCGATCCTGTTCCTGCCGAACACGCCGCTGACGCGCATGACGACCTCCGAGCGCATGCACGCCGCCGAGGCGGATCTCGCGACGGTCTCGACGAGCGAGGGGATGCAGACCCTCACCGCCACCGCCGCCATCCGCGTCCAGGGCCGGGAGCGCCGCGACGTCGAGGCCGCACGCCGTGCCGAAGCCCGCGACTAG